From Mixophyes fleayi isolate aMixFle1 chromosome 4 unlocalized genomic scaffold, aMixFle1.hap1 SUPER_4_unloc_4, whole genome shotgun sequence, the proteins below share one genomic window:
- the LOC142111669 gene encoding histone H4 → MSGRGKGGKGLGKGGAKRHRKVLRDNIQGITKPAIRRLARRGGVKRISGLIYEETRGVLKVFLENVIRDAVTYTEHAKRKTVTAMDVVYALKRQGRTLYGFGG, encoded by the coding sequence ATGTCTGGCAGAGGGAAAGGCGGTAAAGGACTCGGAAAAGGAGGCGCCAAGAGGCACAGGAAAGTCTTGCGGGATAATATCCAGGGTATCACAAAGCCCGCGATCCGCCGCCTGGCTCGTAGAGGAGGTGTGAAGCGTATTTCTGGCCTCATTTATGAAGAGACCCGTGGGGTGCTGAAGGTTTTCCTGGAGAACGTCATCCGGGACGCCGTCACCTACACTGAGCACGCCAAGCGGAAGACTGTCACCGCTATGGATGTGGTCTATGCTCTGAAGAGACAGGGCCGCACTCTGTATGGATTCGGAGGCTGA
- the LOC142111689 gene encoding uncharacterized protein LOC142111689 produces MRIMGVVTIPPESAHMIGSSPQPMASHSWALYNNSVDDYLHVKVLFLFGARKMSETAPAAAPAAPAEAPVKGKRQPKKAAAGSSKKGNKTSGPSVSEQIVKCVSASKERSGVSLAALKKTLAAGGYDVEKNNSRLKVALKSLVTKETLIQVKGSGASGSFKLNKKQLESKDKAAKKKVAVVKPKKAAAKKVPKSPKKSPSAAKSPKKAKKPAAAKKAVKSPKKPKPAVKPKKAAKSPAKKAAKPKVAKSPAKKAAKPKVAKSPAKKAAKPKKAAPKKK; encoded by the coding sequence ATGAGGATAATGGGCGTGGTAACAATACCCCCGGAATCTGCGCACATGATTGGCTCTTCACCACAGCCAATGGCTTCGCATTCCTGGGCTCTATATAACAACTCAGTTGATgattatctgcatgtaaaagtttTGTTTCTATTTGGTGCACGGAAAATGTCAGAGACAGCTCCAGCCGCAGCGCCCGCTGCTCCAGCAGAGGCCCCCGTCAAGGGAAAGCGTCAGCCGAAGAAAGCAGCTGCAGGAAGCTCCAAGAAGGGCAACAAAACGTCCGGTCCAAGCGTGTCTGAGCAGATTGTAAAATGCGTGTCCGCATCCAAGGAGCGCAGCGGTGTTTCCCTGGCCGCCCTGAAGAAGACCCTCGCTGCTGGAGGTTACGATGTGGAGAAGAATAACAGCCGCCTGAAAGTGGCGCTCAAGAGCTTGGTGACGAAAGAGACCCTGATCCAGGTGAAAGGCAGCGGCGCCTCCGGTTCCTTCAAGCTCAACaagaagcagctggagagcaaGGATAAGGCAGCTAAGAAGAAGGTGGCGGTGGTTAAACCCAAGAAAGCGGCAGCCAAGAAAGTGCCCAAGTCCCCGAAGAAGTCTCCCAGCGCAGCCAAGAGCCCGAAAAAGGCCAAGAAACCGGCAGCAGCCAAGAAAGCAGTAAAAAGCCCTAAGAAGCCGAAACCTGCTGTGAAACCCAAGAAGGcggccaagagcccggctaaaaaggcagctaagcccaaagtGGCTAAGAGTCCggctaaaaaggcagctaagcccaaagtagccaagagcccggctaaaaaggcagctaagccGAAGAAGGCTGCTCCTAAGAAGAAGTAA
- the LOC142111742 gene encoding histone H2B 1.1 yields MPEPAKSAPAAKKGSKKAVTKTQKKDGKKRRKSRKESYAIYVYKVLKQVHPDTGISSKAMGIMNSFVNDIFERIAGEASRLAHYNKRSTITSREIQTAVRLLLPGELAKHAVSEGTKAVTKYTSAK; encoded by the coding sequence ATGCCTGAACCAGCCAAGTCTGCCCCAGCAGCCAAAAAGGGCTCAAAGAAAGCCGTCaccaagacccagaagaaagatggcAAGAAGCGGAGAAAGAGCAGGAAGGAGAGTTATGCTATTTATGTCTACAAGGTGCTGAAGCAGGTCCACCCCGACACCGGCATCTCCTCTAAGGCCATGGGCATCATGAACTCCTTCGTCAACGACATCTTTGAGCGCATTGCTGGAGAAGCTTCCcgcctggctcactacaacaagcgctccaccatcacctccaGGGAGATCCAGACCGCCGTACGTCTGCTGCTGCCCGGAGAGCTGGCCAAGCACGCCGTGTCCGAGGGCACCAAGGCCGTCACCAAATACACCAGCGCCAAATAA
- the LOC142111673 gene encoding histone H1-like — protein sequence MLETAPAAAPAAPAEAPVKGKRQPKKAAAGSSKKGNKTSGPSVSEQIVKCVSASKERSAVSLAALKKTLAAGGYDVEKNNSRLKVALKSLVTKETLIQVKGSGASGSFKLNKKQLESKDKAAKKKVAVVKPKKAAAKKVPKSPKKSPSAAKSPKKAKKPAAAKKAVKSPKKPKPAVKPKKAAKSPAKKAAKPKVAKSPAKKAAKPKVAKSPAKKAAKPKKAAPKKK from the coding sequence ATGTTAGAGACAGCTCCAGCCGCAGCGCCCGCTGCTCCAGCAGAGGCCCCCGTCAAGGGAAAGCGTCAGCCGAAGAAAGCAGCTGCAGGAAGCTCCAAGAAGGGCAACAAAACGTCCGGTCCAAGCGTGTCTGAGCAGATTGTAAAATGCGTGTCCGCATCCAAGGAGCGCAGCGCTGTTTCCCTGGCTGCCCTGAAGAAGACCCTCGCTGCTGGAGGTTACGATGTGGAGAAGAATAACAGCCGCCTGAAAGTGGCGCTCAAGAGCTTGGTGACGAAAGAGACCCTGATCCAGGTGAAAGGCAGCGGCGCCTCCGGTTCCTTCAAGCTCAACaagaagcagctggagagcaaGGATAAGGCAGCTAAGAAGAAGGTGGCGGTGGTTAAACCCAAGAAAGCGGCAGCCAAGAAAGTGCCCAAGTCCCCGAAGAAGTCTCCCAGCGCAGCCAAGAGCCCGAAAAAGGCCAAGAAACCGGCAGCAGCCAAGAAAGCAGTAAAAAGCCCTAAGAAGCCGAAACCTGCTGTGAAACCCAAGAAGGcggccaagagcccggctaaaaaggcagctaagcccaaagtGGCTAAGAGTCCggctaaaaaggcagctaagcccaaagtagccaagagcccggctaaaaaggcagctaagccGAAGAAGGCTGCTCCTAAGAAGAAGTAA
- the LOC142111675 gene encoding histone H2A type 1-like — MSGRGKQGGKTRAKAKTRSSRAGLQFPVGRVHRLLRKGNYAERVGAGAPVYLAAVLEYLTAEILELAGNAARDNKKTRIIPRHLQLAVRNDEELNKLLGGVTIAQGGVLPNIQAVLLPKKTESHKPTKSK; from the coding sequence ATGTCTGGAAGAGGCAAACAGGGCGGTAAGACCCGTGCTAAGGCCAAGACTCGCTCATCTCGAGCCGGTCTCCAATTCCCGGTCGGTCGCGTTCACCGTCTGCTGAGGAAGGGGAACTATGCGGAGCGTGTGGGAGCTGGCGCCCCGGTGTATCTGGCAGCGGTGCTGGAGTACCTGACTGCTGAGATTCTGGAGCTGGCTGGGAATGCCgcccgtgataacaagaagacccgCATCATCCCCCGTCACCTACAGCTGGCTGTGCGCAACGATGAAGAGCTCAACAAGCTACTCGGTGGGGTGACTATCGCCCAAGGAGGagtcctgcccaacatccaggccgtCCTACTGCCCAAGAAAACCGAGAGCCATAAACCGACCAAGAGCAAGTAA
- the LOC142111741 gene encoding histone H3: protein MARTKQTARKSTGGKAPRKQLATKAARKSAPATGGVKKPHRYRPGTVALREIRRYQKSTELLIRKLPFQRLVREIAQDFKTDLRFQSSAVMALQEASEAYLVGLFEDTNLCAIHAKRVTIMPKDIQLARRIRGERA from the coding sequence ATGGCTAGAACTAAGCAAACCGCTCGCAAGTCCACCGGCGGGAAAGCTCCCCGCAAGCAGCTGGCGACCAAAGCTGCCAGGAAAAGCGCCCCAGCTACTGGCGGCGTGAAGAAGCCTCACCGCTACCGTCCCGGCACTGTTGCTCTGCGAGAGATCCGCCGCTACCAGAAGTCCACCGAGCTGCTGATCCGCAAGTTGCCCTTCCAGCGCTTAGTACGTGAGATCGCCCAGGACTTCAAGACCGACCTGCGCTTCCAGAGCTCAGCAGTCATGGCTCTGCAAGAGGCCAGCGAGGCTTATCTGGTGGGGCTCTTCGAGGACACCAACCTGTGCGCCATCCACGCCAAGAGAGTGACCATCATGCCCAAAGACATCCAGCTGGCCCGCAGGATCCGAGGGGAGAGAGCATAG
- the LOC142111700 gene encoding histone H2B 1.1-like: MPEPAKSAPAAKKGSKKAVTKTQKKDGKKRRKSRKESYAIYIYKVLKQVHPDTGISSKAMGIMNSFVNDIFERIAGEASRLAHYNKRSTITSREIQTAVRLLLPGELAKHAVSEGTKAVTKYTSAK; encoded by the coding sequence ATGCCTGAACCAGCCAAGTCTGCCCCAGCAGCCAAAAAGGGCTCAAAGAAAGCCGTCaccaagacccagaagaaagatggcAAGAAGCGGAGAAAGAGCAGGAAGGAGAGTTATGCTATTTATATCTACAAGGTGCTGAAGCAGGTCCACCCCGACACCGGCATCTCCTCTAAGGCCATGGGCATCATGAACTCCTTCGTCAACGACATCTTTGAGCGCATTGCTGGAGAAGCTTCCcgcctggctcactacaacaagcgctccaccatcacctccaGGGAGATCCAGACCGCCGTACGTCTGCTGCTGCCCGGAGAGCTGGCCAAGCACGCCGTGTCCGAGGGCACCAAGGCCGTCACCAAATACACCAGCGCCAAATAA